CTTTTGCTTTATCAATAATCCCAAAAGACATAAAAATTAGCATTGCGGTACCAAGCCAACCTACCTGCATTAATGCATCACGCCAACCAATTTGTGAAACTAGCCTTGTTAATGGATACTGCGCCAACATACCCCCAGTCATCGCCATCGTGACTATCGCCCCGGTCACCATCGCCATTCTCTGCGGTGGAAACCAGCGTGAAGCAAGGCGAATCGGCCCTAGAAAGCAAAAGGCACTGCCAATACCTGTAACAAACCGGCAAAATAAAGCCAGGTAAAAAGACTGAGCATGAGCGAGGATAAACGTACTCATCACACACAGAAACATAGCAAATAAAATTGTTTTTTTGGTTGAGAAACGATCGAGCACAAAACCTGCCACAAAGAGAAAAATTACATTCGACAAATAATAAATGCTTGATAAATAGGCCATTTTATCAGCTTGGACATGAAAATCATGCATGATGTTATCGGCAATTGATGCAAACATATTGCCTTGAATAAACTCATAAAAGAAGAATAGAGATGCACTAAAACATACTAACCAAGGTAGTAATGAAGAGGATAGTCGGTCTTCTTTGTATTCTTCAACCATCTGCATATATAACTCCTAAATCCTAGCGTTTGCAGTAAGTTTCGCGGGTTAAAAGTACCGCCAATAAGGCAACTATTGCTGTAAGAGGAAACATCCACATTGCATATTGAAAATCAGCCGCAGCATAATTTTGGGTGGACGCTCCTGCATGATCTTGCATGAGTAAACCAAATAATACTTGACCCACACCACCGCCGCCCATGATAAGAACAGAGGCAATCCCGGTTGCGGCTCCTGTATGCTCTAACGAATTGCTTTCTGCAATAAGCGGATAGCTAATCACCTGTGTACTTGTGAATAACCCTAACCCAAAAAATAGAACGCTCAGTGCAGTTTGGGATAAAGAAATATCCATGAATAAAGGAATTACGGTGAGTAAGGTTGCTATCGCCCCTATAATCATTAAAGGCTTGCGACGCCCCTGACGATCGGAGAGCCAACCAACAAGAGGACAACCAACAATACTTCCGATAAATATAAGACTAATCACATTACTTGCAGCCATATCGGGCAAATGATGCACTGTTTGCAAATAACTGGCACCCCATAAGGCACAAAGCACCATAATCGGTAGATTAAGGAAACAAGTATAAAGGCCGGCCAGCCAATTTTGACGGTTACCTAGAGCTTGCATAAAACTTGGGATTATAGGGGTCTGCTCTTCATTTTTGCGGCTATCAAAACGATTTGGTGTATCCTGGACAATGAAATAAATCCACAGCAATAATATCGCGCCAATGACTCCATCAATGAATAATGAACGACGCCAACCATAATATTCATTTAAATGAGCAAAAGGAGTATGCGCCATCATTCCCCCTAAAAATGCCATTGTCACTAGAGAACCTATCACTAATGCCTGGCGTTGAGGAGGAAACCATTGAGCCACTAAAACAACGCAAGAGAGAAAACAAAACGCATTGCCAATTCCTGAAAGGAAATGAAAGAAGCAAGCTAAAGCGAACGAATTTGTCACAGAAAAACCGACCGTACCAATCACGCATACTAACATTGCAGTTAAGATGACTTTGCGCGTTGAAAAACGATCGAGAATAATACCGGCAGGAAGGAGAAATAAAATATCGGCCCAGAGGTAGGTACTCGACATCCAGCTCAGTTGGGCAGCGTCCAAGTGAAAATCATCTCGCAAAGGCTGATTAATCACATCAAAGATATTCAACTGAAAAAATTCGTAAAAGAAAAATAACCCTGCTGATAGACATACCAACCATGCCATCATGCTACTGCGAAGTATAACTACCTCGGAATCCACAGCAATAGAATCAGACAACGTCACTCCTTAAGCACAGCCCCGCAAAATTGCGGCAAATTATAGCAAAAATCGTACCGAATTGGTACCTTTATTGCACAATTCATCAAAAAAATTATTTTACCTGCTGCTGCTTGAAGTGGAGCCTGCAAGTTGCAGCATAGGCTTCGTTTCCGCCGATTAAAACCTGATGTCCTTCCGAAATGACCTGGCCGGCTTCGTCAATCCGTAAATTCATCGTTGCTTTACGACCGCAATGGCAAATTGTTTTGAGTTCTATAAGCTCATCAGCCCATGCTAATAAATATTGGCTTCCTTCAAATAATTCGCCTCGAAAGTCAGTACGCAAACCATAAGTTAGCACCGGAATTTTTAAACGATCGGTAATCTCTGTAAGCTGGTACACTTGCTCACGGGTCAAAAATTGCGCTTCATCTAGCAAAACACAAGCATAAGCCTTCTCTTTTTGCTGCTTGCTTACGGCTTCAAATAAATTATCGCCAGGTTTAAAGACAGAGGCTTGTTCTGATAGGCCAATGCGAGAGCGGATAAGTCCTTGTTCATAACGTGTATCAATAGCAGGAGTATACAATATAGTCTGCATGCCACGCTCACGATAGTTGTAACTTGCTTGCAACAATACCGTACTTTTCCCTGCATTCATTGCAGCAAAATAAAAATAAAGTTTTGCCATAATTAACTTATCAAAAAGCTGTACTTTACTACTTATCAGCAATAATAACCATTTCTGTTGCCTTATCTTTGCAAAACGTAAGCGTAAAGCCTAATATTGTTAATTCAAAAATCCCAAGATAAGGACAATCGCATGATTCCGGTAAAAGGCTACGCGGCATCGGCAGCCAAGGCTCCCTTACAACCCTATTCGTTTGACCGACGAAATGTTGGCGACGATGATATATTAATTGATATTCACTACTGCGGTATTTGCCATTCTGATATTCATCAGGCTCGTGATGAATGGGGTGGTGCTCTTTTTCCAATGGTACCTGGCCATGAAATTACTGGTGTTGTAAATCGTGTTGGCAATAACGTTAGCAATTTTAAAGCCGGTGATCATGTGGGTGTCGGCTGCATGGTGGATTCTTGTCGTCAGTGTGATAGTTGTCAGGAGGGACTGGAACAGTTTTGTGTAGAAGGATTCACTGCTACATATAATGGCATGGAACGTGATGGCACTCGTCTAACCCAAGGTGGTTATTCTACACAAATTGTTGTTAATAAAGATTTTGTGCTGCATATCCCTGACAATTTACCCCTTGATGCCTCTGCTCCACTTTTATGTGCCGGAATTACTCTGTACTCTCCACTTCACCACTGGAACGCAGGTCCGGGTAAAAAAGTGGCGATTGTTGGTTTAGGTGGTTTAGGTCATATGGGTGTAAAAATTGCCCATGCAATGGGAGCAGACGTCACCGTTCTTAGCCATTCTACCAAGAAACAAGAGGATAGTAAGCGACTTGGCGCTGATCATTTTTATGCAACATCTGATTCCGCCACATTTAAAAAATTAGCAAATACTTTTGATCTGATCGTTTGTACTGTATCCGCAGGTATTGATTGGAATCAATATTTAGCTTTACTCAAACATGACGGAACTATGGTTGTAGTTGGTGTACCAGATGACAATGTCCCAGTTAATGCCGTACCTCTAATTTTTGCTCGCCGAAGTCTGGCAGGTTCGTTAATTGGTGGTATTCCTGAAACTCAAGAGATGCTAAATTTCTGCGGTAAGCACAATATCACCTCAGACATTGAATTAATCCCAATACAAAAAGTTAATGACGCTTACGAACGCGTATTAAAAAGTGATGTGCGTTACCGCTTTGTAATTGATATAGCATCTTTAAATGATTAAGGGTCGATATCATCCCAAATTATATATACCAAGGTCAGTGCTCCAACTGGATGCCTCGCACAAGCCAAGGCACGTAGAAAGTATCTGAGAAAATATATTGATTTCGATAATGTAAACCTAATCGAATTAATAAGTCAGAATATACGAGTTATTTTTATTGACAGTTAACCACCCCAGGTGCCTTGGTTTGACCGAGGCATCCAAAAAAATGCTGGCTCGAGATATAAAATCAGGTTTCTTATCATTATTTAACGTTTACAGCAATTACGTTGTTCAATCTTTAGCTTAGAGACGATTTTCGCATAACTCCTAATGCTTTCCTGCCACAATTTCGCATCAAAGATGCTTAATATGGTTAAAAAGTAAATTTTTTTCGCATTTAATGCACTTTCTTAAGAATAAATTAAGAATAAAATGCTTAAATATAAAGCATACATATGTTTAATTTTATAAATAATGGTTCAGTTCTATAATTACGAACAGATTGTAGGCTTATTAGACGGCAGCCAGGTTACTAGAAAATCTGCCCATACCGTACAATTTGTTGAGTATGAGCAAAATCAAAAAAAAGTACCTATTGTTTATAAGGAAAACAAGGGCGGTAAACCTATCGCTTCCGTTCGAGAAACTGTTTTTAGTGAACTCGCTCGTCTTCTTATGGCGCCTCATCTAACACCTCCTCAGCACATTGTCATCAATGGCTCTCGCCAAATCGTGGGCACTGCTGTAGATAACATGGCCATGTCGATAGCGAAACGAGAAAAGATTGGAAGTACAAAATTCTATAAGATTAGAGATGCATCCTATGCAACGGATCTAACGAGTCCTACTCAACTCTCAACCGACATTTCATTCGGATTTCTAAACCAGATGCCAGGCGGTTTTTTCGCTCATTTAATGAAAGAAAGAGATGAAGAGCGGCTTTCCATTGACATGGAATCACTGGCAAGTGTTCTAACATGCTCTTATTTTCTGGAAGAAGATGATTTACATAAAGGTAATATAGGGTATTATGTTACTGAAAAAGACGGCAAACCTCATGTTACCTTCTTTAAGATAGATCATGACTTATTGCTCACAGATAGTATAACTTCTTTTTACGACTCAAGATTTCAGAATTTAAGCAATCGTCAAGATCATTTTAATATTACCAGGCATGATTTACTTCACTTTCCAGATCTTAGAGACAGCTCAAATTACTATTGGCCAACCCGCAGACGCTTCGTTGTTAAGATCGGGGATGACAAAATTTACTCAAACTCTGCCGATCGGGACGCATTTAAACGGCTGCAAGCCGATGATGAATTTAATCGTTATAAATGGAAGCATCTCCTAAAAAGTATACTGATACCTGATGAGTTAGTTCGGCATGCGATTTTGATGCATTTAGAATCATCCAATTATCAAGACCTCTCTGAGATTAATCTGATTAGTCAGGCTATGCAGGAACGTGTTTCCAAATTACGAGCTGTTTTGTTCTCAACCTCTCATTTTAATCAATATTTAACGAGTGAGGATGGTGAAAAAGACCTTTTCGATTGCATGCAAGAATTAGGGAATCACCTTAATGAAATCACTGGGATAGCAGAAGAGGTAAAGAATAAAATTCTTAGGGATTTAGAGGTACAAACCGATCACTATAAACATATAGCTCAACAACAACCCTTTTCTACAGATACCCCGCTTCATGCCGCAATTCGGTTAGGCGATTATCGTTTTGAAAAAAGCCACTTAAGATATGTGGGCAGAGAAAATGGCTCGAAAGAATTGCCTATTGATATCGCCGCTGCGTATGCAACTGACTATGATCCTTTTTCAGAGCAGGTGAATCCCAGCAAAGACCCTTTTTGCGTTATAAAGCATTTACTGCAAAATGGGGCTAAGATGACCCCTAAAGTCGAAGAATTATTGAAGGAAAAGAATATAAATATTCATACCTATCAATTCAACTCTCAATATCTACAATGGCAGGTAAATAATTATTCTGATTTATCTGACCTTATCACGACGATAGGTAGCGATAACTCGCTCACCTTGAAAACCAAGAAAAATATTACGCTGCAGGTAGTAGAAAACCATATTCATAAACTTAAACCCGAAGAACTAGCTCTCTTTAAAATTGATCTCAACGGCTCCTCCTACATGGCCCGTAAACCAGAATTCCTCTTTATTAGCCAGTTACGAAGCACTTTCTGGTTCATACGATTCATTTTTGGTTTATACGGTAACTCAAGTACAAAGAAAGAACTGAATAATCTTATTCAAAATGCACAAAACACGTTATCTAAAGGGTACAGCCCTTATAGCTTTTTTTCCTCTACAAGTTCAAATAGCCAGCGAGCGTCAATTGTTACCGAGGAGAAAGGAGCAAACACAGCTGATGATGAGGATACGTCACTCAGAGAAATCCCCTAAAAAATAAAATCTATCGCTTTAATCGTGCTTCTATTAATTGATTATAAATTTGTCATTTTGTGCCATATTATACTATTTTTAGAATAATTAAGCCCCAAATTAAGGCTCTCTTATATGGAATCATGGGAGAAATTGACTAGACACTATTTGCTGATGGCTTTTATTTCTATTCTCACCCTGGCCATAACTCCACATTTTGCTATCGCCGAAAAAGCCTCATCAGCTGAAGCAGACAAAACTATTATTGAAGTCTCGGACAAAGCATTTCAACTTAATGGGCAAAGCAAAGCTGCCAAAGCTTTTGAACTTTTATTCAAATACCCTGATGGTTCAATAACTCAAGAGGGCTATTTTGGAACCAAGGGCGAACTTTTTAACGTCATGGTTGTGAATAAAACCAAAGAGCCTATTACTATTCATTGGCATGGTCTTATAGTTCCCAATGATCAGGATGGTGTTCCCGAGGTTACTCAAACACCAATTAAGCCAGGAGAAAGTCGTCCCTATCAATACAAACTCGTGCAATCAGGGACTTATTGGATGCATTCACACGAGGGTTTTCAAGAACAGCAGCAATTATCAGCACCTTTTATCATTCATGAACCCGATAAAAAAAAGGATAACAGCGAAGAAATTATTATGTTTCTGCAGGATTTTACCTATCAAGAGCCGTATAAGTTGTTTCAAGAGTTACGTAATAAACCTATGGCACCCATGCAAATGGGCAAATCCGATAGCATGAAAATGGATACGGATTATGATGACATTAAATACGATGCATTTCTTACGAATAAAGCAACACTTGATAATCCAAAAATTAAACCTGTCACCGCCGGCCAAACCGTAAGACTTCGCATTATTAATGCGTCAGCGTCTACCAATTTTGAAATTAACTTAGGGAAATTAAAAGGCAGTTTAATCGCTGTGGATGGGGAACAGATAAAACCCATTTCTGGCAGCCAATTCCCTATTGGTATTGGCAACCGACTTGATATTCTAGTTAATATCCCAAAAGGCGGGGGTGTTTTTCCCATACTGGCTCAAGTCGAAGGTACTGTTCAACAAACAGGGCTTGTTATTGCTACAGCCAATTTACCGATTCCCAAATTTAATCCCGAAGCCTCACAACCCTTGGGCCGTGTTTCCTACTATGAATTGGAAAAACAACTCCACACATTGAATCCTTTAGCCAAGAAAAAACCAGATGTCAGTTTAAACTATACATTAGAGGGAACAATGGAGGGTTATCGCTGGACTCTGAACGGTGAAGCTTGGCCTGATATCATTCCTCTTGGAATTACAAAAGGGCAACGAGTAGAAATGATCTTCACCAATAAAAATACCATGTCCCACCCTATGCATCTTCATGGGCATGTCTTTCAAGTCACTGAGGTGGATGGGACAAAACTTTCAAATGGCGCTCTGCGTGACACGGTATTAGTACAACCTAACAGCACGGTTAAAATTCAATTTGATGCCAATAATCCCGGTATTTGGCTAAACCATTGTCATAATCTTTATCATTTCATGGGGGGAATGGCTACGACAATTGAATATGCAGGATACCCCAAACCCTTGTTTTATCTTGAAGCTATCGGGCAGGCCAATAAAAAGCGGTAGTAATTACCCTTTGTATCAAGAATACTCGTCACGGCAGATAATTAACTATAGTATTATTATTTAGTTATAAATCATGTTGCATGATAACAACCCGAGAATACCTTGGAGGCAGTTTATGTTTCGTGATATAATTAATGTATTAAGCGTATGGCAACTTTTTCTAATTATCCTCGTTTTATTGCTTTCATTTTCAGCCTTAGCCACCTATATTGCATACTATTTAATACCTAAAGAATCTGTCGATAATGAATATTCTCGTAGTACAGATAGTATTCTCAATATCATGGGAAGTGGATATGGCGTTTTCTTGGGTTTTGTAATTATTACCCTGTGGAATCATTATCTGTACGTACAAAAAAATGTCTATCAAGAAGCTGATGACATAAGTGTAGTCGTGCGCTATCTTGCTGTTATTCCTCCTAAGGATAGAGCGCCAATGGAGAACAGTCTTAAAGAATATTTACACGCAATACAAACTGATGAATGGCAGCAAATGCGTCTGGGAAAGGAGAGCGATAAAACATGGAAGGCTGTATATGCGATGTTAAAAACGTTTCAAAATTATACGCCTCAAACAGCAAAGCAAGGATTATATTATCGACAAATATTAAACCACATGGATTCCTTTTTAAAAGAGCGTCGCGATCGTTTAATTACTGTTCATAGCATACTCAATAATGAGCTGCGAACTGCATTAATTTTAGGCGCCATCGTTATCGTCTTTTTATCGAGTCTTTTAAAAGCGCATGAAGGTGGAGCAATACGTATCCTGGCTAATATTTGTTTGGCCCTCGTGATTGGGTTTAATTTAACTTTAGCGCTAAGTTTCGACTACCCATTTTCGGGTGATATCTCGGTTAGTAGCGCGCCCTTTTACCAAGGTGTATTGAAAAACTTTTAGTGCAAAATTACTACAGTGGGATGAAGTCCAAG
The nucleotide sequence above comes from Legionella hackeliae. Encoded proteins:
- a CDS encoding MFS transporter, with the protein product MSDSIAVDSEVVILRSSMMAWLVCLSAGLFFFYEFFQLNIFDVINQPLRDDFHLDAAQLSWMSSTYLWADILFLLPAGIILDRFSTRKVILTAMLVCVIGTVGFSVTNSFALACFFHFLSGIGNAFCFLSCVVLVAQWFPPQRQALVIGSLVTMAFLGGMMAHTPFAHLNEYYGWRRSLFIDGVIGAILLLWIYFIVQDTPNRFDSRKNEEQTPIIPSFMQALGNRQNWLAGLYTCFLNLPIMVLCALWGASYLQTVHHLPDMAASNVISLIFIGSIVGCPLVGWLSDRQGRRKPLMIIGAIATLLTVIPLFMDISLSQTALSVLFFGLGLFTSTQVISYPLIAESNSLEHTGAATGIASVLIMGGGGVGQVLFGLLMQDHAGASTQNYAAADFQYAMWMFPLTAIVALLAVLLTRETYCKR
- a CDS encoding thymidine kinase — protein: MAKLYFYFAAMNAGKSTVLLQASYNYRERGMQTILYTPAIDTRYEQGLIRSRIGLSEQASVFKPGDNLFEAVSKQQKEKAYACVLLDEAQFLTREQVYQLTEITDRLKIPVLTYGLRTDFRGELFEGSQYLLAWADELIELKTICHCGRKATMNLRIDEAGQVISEGHQVLIGGNEAYAATCRLHFKQQQVK
- a CDS encoding NAD(P)-dependent alcohol dehydrogenase, which encodes MIPVKGYAASAAKAPLQPYSFDRRNVGDDDILIDIHYCGICHSDIHQARDEWGGALFPMVPGHEITGVVNRVGNNVSNFKAGDHVGVGCMVDSCRQCDSCQEGLEQFCVEGFTATYNGMERDGTRLTQGGYSTQIVVNKDFVLHIPDNLPLDASAPLLCAGITLYSPLHHWNAGPGKKVAIVGLGGLGHMGVKIAHAMGADVTVLSHSTKKQEDSKRLGADHFYATSDSATFKKLANTFDLIVCTVSAGIDWNQYLALLKHDGTMVVVGVPDDNVPVNAVPLIFARRSLAGSLIGGIPETQEMLNFCGKHNITSDIELIPIQKVNDAYERVLKSDVRYRFVIDIASLND
- the ankK gene encoding Dot/Icm T4SS effector AnkK/LegA5, coding for MVQFYNYEQIVGLLDGSQVTRKSAHTVQFVEYEQNQKKVPIVYKENKGGKPIASVRETVFSELARLLMAPHLTPPQHIVINGSRQIVGTAVDNMAMSIAKREKIGSTKFYKIRDASYATDLTSPTQLSTDISFGFLNQMPGGFFAHLMKERDEERLSIDMESLASVLTCSYFLEEDDLHKGNIGYYVTEKDGKPHVTFFKIDHDLLLTDSITSFYDSRFQNLSNRQDHFNITRHDLLHFPDLRDSSNYYWPTRRRFVVKIGDDKIYSNSADRDAFKRLQADDEFNRYKWKHLLKSILIPDELVRHAILMHLESSNYQDLSEINLISQAMQERVSKLRAVLFSTSHFNQYLTSEDGEKDLFDCMQELGNHLNEITGIAEEVKNKILRDLEVQTDHYKHIAQQQPFSTDTPLHAAIRLGDYRFEKSHLRYVGRENGSKELPIDIAAAYATDYDPFSEQVNPSKDPFCVIKHLLQNGAKMTPKVEELLKEKNINIHTYQFNSQYLQWQVNNYSDLSDLITTIGSDNSLTLKTKKNITLQVVENHIHKLKPEELALFKIDLNGSSYMARKPEFLFISQLRSTFWFIRFIFGLYGNSSTKKELNNLIQNAQNTLSKGYSPYSFFSSTSSNSQRASIVTEEKGANTADDEDTSLREIP
- a CDS encoding multicopper oxidase family protein codes for the protein MTRHYLLMAFISILTLAITPHFAIAEKASSAEADKTIIEVSDKAFQLNGQSKAAKAFELLFKYPDGSITQEGYFGTKGELFNVMVVNKTKEPITIHWHGLIVPNDQDGVPEVTQTPIKPGESRPYQYKLVQSGTYWMHSHEGFQEQQQLSAPFIIHEPDKKKDNSEEIIMFLQDFTYQEPYKLFQELRNKPMAPMQMGKSDSMKMDTDYDDIKYDAFLTNKATLDNPKIKPVTAGQTVRLRIINASASTNFEINLGKLKGSLIAVDGEQIKPISGSQFPIGIGNRLDILVNIPKGGGVFPILAQVEGTVQQTGLVIATANLPIPKFNPEASQPLGRVSYYELEKQLHTLNPLAKKKPDVSLNYTLEGTMEGYRWTLNGEAWPDIIPLGITKGQRVEMIFTNKNTMSHPMHLHGHVFQVTEVDGTKLSNGALRDTVLVQPNSTVKIQFDANNPGIWLNHCHNLYHFMGGMATTIEYAGYPKPLFYLEAIGQANKKR
- a CDS encoding bestrophin-like domain, translated to MFRDIINVLSVWQLFLIILVLLLSFSALATYIAYYLIPKESVDNEYSRSTDSILNIMGSGYGVFLGFVIITLWNHYLYVQKNVYQEADDISVVVRYLAVIPPKDRAPMENSLKEYLHAIQTDEWQQMRLGKESDKTWKAVYAMLKTFQNYTPQTAKQGLYYRQILNHMDSFLKERRDRLITVHSILNNELRTALILGAIVIVFLSSLLKAHEGGAIRILANICLALVIGFNLTLALSFDYPFSGDISVSSAPFYQGVLKNF